Proteins found in one Paraburkholderia caballeronis genomic segment:
- a CDS encoding helix-turn-helix transcriptional regulator gives MSVTAAQTLGDFLRSRRTRLDPASFGFAGRRRTPGLRREEVAQRANISSTWYTWLEQGRGGAPSAEVLERICAALMLTDIEREHLFMLGLGRPPEVRYRSVDGVNPRLQRVLDSLDASPSIIKTATWDVVAWNRAAAVVLTDYSMLPAGQRNILRFLFSDPAVRAKQREWESVARFVVGAFRADVARAGLASEVGDLVDDLCRASPDFDRMWRDNQVLGHSGGENVKRLLHPRLGPVELEYSLFAVDGRPDLGMIVYTPLDAQTAERIRAAVAQY, from the coding sequence ATGTCCGTGACCGCCGCCCAGACTCTCGGCGATTTTCTGCGCAGCCGCCGCACGCGGCTCGATCCGGCCAGCTTCGGCTTTGCGGGCCGCCGGCGCACGCCGGGGCTGCGCCGCGAAGAGGTCGCGCAGCGCGCGAACATCAGTTCCACCTGGTACACGTGGCTCGAACAGGGCCGTGGCGGCGCGCCGTCCGCGGAGGTGCTGGAGCGCATCTGCGCGGCGCTGATGCTGACGGATATCGAGCGCGAGCATCTCTTCATGCTGGGCCTCGGGCGGCCGCCGGAAGTGCGCTACCGTTCCGTCGACGGCGTGAATCCGCGGTTGCAGCGCGTGCTCGATTCGCTCGACGCCAGCCCGTCGATCATCAAGACCGCGACGTGGGACGTCGTCGCGTGGAATCGCGCCGCGGCCGTCGTGCTCACCGACTACAGCATGCTGCCGGCCGGTCAGCGCAACATCCTCCGCTTTCTGTTCAGCGATCCGGCCGTGCGCGCGAAACAGCGCGAATGGGAGAGCGTCGCGCGCTTCGTCGTGGGAGCGTTCCGCGCGGACGTGGCGCGCGCGGGGCTCGCGTCCGAAGTGGGCGATCTGGTGGACGACCTGTGCCGCGCCAGCCCCGACTTCGACCGCATGTGGCGCGACAATCAGGTGCTGGGACACAGCGGGGGCGAGAACGTGAAGCGCCTGCTGCATCCGCGGCTGGGGCCTGTCGAGCTGGAGTATTCGCTGTTCGCGGTCGACGGTCGGCCGGACCTCGGGATGATCGTCTACACGCCGCTCGACGCCCAGACCGCGGAGCGCATCCGCGCTGCCGTCGCGCAGTATTGA